One stretch of Brevinematales bacterium DNA includes these proteins:
- a CDS encoding HD-GYP domain-containing protein — protein MPDEKNEFKVELYVKFLYPGIILKGDAYTYAGEKVGEGGSPFTNDAIQDLKSRGISKVFYTRSKISQKRDPKNPMVSDEQIKKSVDISREIEQAVTSKSIIPEKGVNEVVDGFINNISSSEGTVLNLLELKEYDDYTYTHSINVCLLSILFAKKMNYNEKGLKIVGIGALLHDIGKQMISKEILNKPFNLTRDEFEIMKKHPIYGYELIRSQSSYGTLIQKVVLLHHEKYIGKGYPFGLRGEQIGEIAQIVSLADNFDAITSERVYKPARPYWYALSTIKKESGTSFAPRLARAFVEDMPKYLTESEIFTKGGFVVLNTGEVGEVIDYRFPQSLKPVVNIFINSKKEIVRYPIPVNLEFDDSRTIENVLEDNSILERLRAIKEKITSKKEKSQYNPVLDPEIVKTVEEKVEEVKEIPPVVIEEAQKPEQAQIDKDLFIDNETDLK, from the coding sequence GTGCCTGATGAAAAAAACGAATTTAAAGTCGAACTCTATGTAAAATTCCTTTATCCCGGTATTATTCTTAAAGGGGATGCTTATACCTATGCCGGGGAGAAGGTAGGGGAAGGCGGTAGTCCGTTTACCAACGATGCTATTCAGGATCTGAAAAGCCGCGGGATATCGAAGGTATTCTATACCCGTTCAAAAATTTCTCAGAAACGCGACCCGAAGAACCCGATGGTTTCTGACGAACAGATAAAAAAATCGGTCGATATATCGCGTGAAATCGAGCAGGCGGTCACCTCGAAATCGATTATCCCCGAGAAGGGCGTCAACGAGGTTGTCGACGGCTTCATCAACAATATCTCCTCATCGGAGGGGACTGTGCTCAATCTGCTCGAGCTCAAGGAATATGACGATTATACCTACACCCATTCCATCAACGTCTGCCTCCTGTCAATCCTGTTCGCGAAAAAAATGAATTATAACGAGAAGGGTTTGAAGATCGTCGGAATCGGCGCGCTTCTTCACGATATCGGGAAACAGATGATATCCAAGGAAATCCTGAATAAGCCGTTCAATCTGACCCGTGATGAATTCGAGATTATGAAAAAACACCCGATCTACGGATACGAGCTGATCCGTTCCCAGTCGAGCTACGGCACCCTGATCCAGAAGGTCGTGCTCCTGCACCATGAGAAGTATATCGGGAAGGGGTATCCGTTCGGGCTGCGGGGCGAGCAGATCGGCGAGATCGCGCAGATCGTGAGTTTGGCGGATAATTTCGACGCGATTACCTCCGAGCGTGTGTACAAACCCGCCCGTCCGTATTGGTACGCGTTATCCACTATCAAGAAGGAGAGCGGCACATCGTTCGCGCCCCGGCTGGCTAGGGCGTTTGTCGAGGATATGCCGAAGTACCTGACCGAATCGGAGATATTCACGAAGGGCGGATTTGTCGTCCTCAATACCGGCGAGGTCGGCGAGGTAATCGATTACCGATTCCCCCAGTCCCTGAAGCCGGTGGTGAATATTTTTATCAATTCGAAGAAGGAGATCGTCCGTTATCCTATCCCGGTCAACCTCGAATTCGACGATTCCCGTACAATAGAAAACGTGCTTGAGGACAACAGTATATTGGAACGGCTCAGGGCGATCAAGGAAAAGATCACCTCCAAGAAGGAAAAATCCCAGTATAATCCCGTGCTCGATCCTGAAATTGTAAAAACCGTGGAAGAGAAAGTGGAGGAAGTAAAAGAGATTCCTCCGGTGGTGATAGAAGAAGCCCAGAAGCCCGAGCAGGCACAGATCGACAAGGATTTGTTCATCGATAACGAAACGGATTTAAAATAG
- a CDS encoding tetratricopeptide repeat protein, which yields MGDGFKLGDIAFLFWIALGIGVVAIIIILVFKFLKKDNAMLSVEKLIKAGNYKKALALAQQHQQTNPKDYVVKYYIAQAYEGMHQYDQATEYYEKASVAASSSGNNDLKPQIYLKVGQLYKRKRMQKEALGYFLLVLDKVPTHSKALYEAAGILYDMKNFQKAKTYLETLVRIKPDNLKGKFLLGETHYQLNEYTECVNQLEPIFRKFPQDDASYKDMVFCLADALTNMKRYDTAADVLMPLLDNKMLFDDVLLKVVTVLIRENNLKRLTDILNRYINVVAPSIKVVLLYETAGLLFKDGEYFRALYLWRDAAAIDRNFQDLPDIMRKYKVLLDNPKLENIYAKNVSQFQEYAGRFLRLRSASQIIKQESYWIIKHADISHVMHKVPYPLNPMDLEGISKDLKSEVIANLGINVYSLFGMSPECESHYMFRKIKLFQGADFLKLLV from the coding sequence ATGGGTGACGGATTTAAATTGGGCGATATTGCTTTTTTATTCTGGATAGCCTTAGGTATCGGAGTAGTCGCAATCATCATCATTCTGGTCTTTAAATTTCTGAAAAAAGACAACGCTATGCTCTCGGTGGAGAAACTGATAAAAGCCGGGAATTATAAAAAAGCGTTGGCGCTTGCTCAGCAGCATCAACAGACCAACCCGAAAGATTATGTGGTAAAATACTATATCGCGCAGGCCTACGAAGGAATGCATCAGTACGATCAGGCGACCGAGTATTATGAGAAAGCGTCGGTTGCCGCGTCCTCATCGGGAAATAACGACTTAAAACCGCAGATTTATTTGAAGGTCGGACAGCTCTATAAACGGAAACGGATGCAGAAAGAGGCGCTCGGGTATTTCCTTCTGGTATTGGATAAGGTGCCCACCCACAGTAAAGCTCTCTACGAGGCTGCCGGGATTCTCTACGATATGAAGAATTTCCAGAAGGCGAAGACCTACCTCGAGACATTGGTGAGAATCAAACCGGATAACCTGAAGGGTAAGTTCCTGCTGGGCGAAACGCATTATCAGTTGAACGAATATACGGAATGCGTCAATCAGCTCGAGCCGATTTTCCGGAAATTCCCCCAGGACGACGCTTCGTATAAAGATATGGTGTTTTGTCTTGCCGACGCCCTGACGAATATGAAACGTTACGATACGGCGGCGGATGTCCTCATGCCGTTATTAGATAACAAGATGCTTTTTGACGACGTTCTGTTAAAAGTGGTGACCGTACTGATACGCGAGAACAACCTCAAGCGTCTGACGGATATTTTAAATCGGTACATTAATGTTGTTGCGCCCAGTATTAAGGTGGTTTTACTGTACGAGACAGCGGGGCTGTTATTCAAGGACGGCGAATACTTCCGCGCGTTATACCTTTGGCGGGATGCCGCCGCGATCGACCGGAATTTCCAGGATCTTCCCGATATTATGCGGAAGTACAAAGTTCTGCTTGACAACCCCAAGCTGGAAAATATCTACGCGAAGAATGTTTCCCAATTTCAGGAGTACGCCGGCCGTTTCCTCAGACTGCGTTCCGCGAGCCAGATTATCAAGCAGGAGTCCTATTGGATTATCAAGCACGCGGATATCAGTCATGTGATGCATAAAGTTCCTTATCCTTTAAACCCGATGGACCTCGAAGGGATTTCGAAAGACTTAAAAAGCGAAGTGATCGCGAATCTCGGGATAAATGTTTATTCTTTGTTCGGCATGTCTCCCGAGTGCGAAAGCCACTATATGTTCCGTAAAATCAAACTGTTTCAAGGGGCGGATTTCCTCAAACTACTAGTATAG
- a CDS encoding RNA polymerase sigma factor RpoD/SigA — MNAVREEIRKTPDLKKFENILRRNSISVYLKEIDQIPLLSREAEVELAKRAYEGERNAKEKLIISNLRFVISIAKKYQGKNIPLADLISEGNIGLITAVDKFDYRREVHFISYAVWWIKQAIMKAISEKSRMVRLPMNRANELMKIGKFIENYSKENGKRPDHEEIADKLSMNKDEIKKLIDLSSNSSLEEMIPEDSSGVNETMFLSDGEEKAQNPDNAVILSSLKESIQNLLNKLGEREREIIEYRFGLNGKEPQSLSKIGEKMKLTKERIRQLEKIAIDQMKGYEESSHLYAYLN; from the coding sequence ATGAACGCTGTTAGAGAAGAAATAAGAAAAACACCCGACTTGAAAAAATTTGAAAACATTCTCAGAAGAAACTCCATTTCGGTTTACCTTAAAGAGATCGATCAGATACCTTTATTGTCTCGCGAAGCGGAAGTGGAGCTTGCGAAAAGGGCTTACGAGGGCGAAAGGAACGCGAAGGAAAAACTGATTATTTCCAACCTGCGTTTTGTGATCTCGATTGCGAAAAAGTATCAGGGTAAAAATATACCGCTCGCCGACCTGATCAGCGAGGGAAATATCGGGCTGATTACCGCCGTGGATAAGTTCGATTACCGCCGCGAGGTGCATTTTATTTCCTACGCGGTATGGTGGATTAAACAGGCGATTATGAAAGCGATATCCGAGAAATCCCGGATGGTGCGTCTCCCGATGAATCGCGCGAACGAACTGATGAAGATCGGCAAGTTCATTGAGAACTACTCCAAGGAGAACGGGAAACGTCCCGACCATGAGGAAATAGCCGATAAACTTTCTATGAATAAGGACGAGATTAAAAAACTCATAGACCTTTCCAGCAACTCGTCGCTGGAGGAAATGATTCCCGAGGATTCGTCGGGAGTGAACGAGACGATGTTCTTATCCGACGGCGAGGAAAAGGCGCAGAATCCCGATAACGCGGTCATCCTTTCGAGCCTCAAGGAGAGTATTCAAAATCTCCTGAACAAGCTCGGGGAACGCGAACGGGAGATTATCGAGTACCGTTTCGGTTTGAACGGGAAAGAGCCCCAGTCGCTCAGCAAAATCGGGGAGAAAATGAAGCTGACTAAAGAAAGAATACGGCAGCTAGAGAAAATAGCTATCGATCAAATGAAGGGCTATGAGGAAAGCAGCCACTTGTATGCGTATTTGAACTAG
- the acpS gene encoding holo-ACP synthase — MIIGVGIDIIEIERIQNVFAKRGEKFIKRVYTEDELRYCHTFSEQFTHLAARFSAKEAYYKAVGAGVLAFHEIEVYNLPTGKPEIRLHGKTKEQWESLGSPKIHVSLSHNRLMASAVVVLERD; from the coding sequence ATGATAATTGGAGTGGGTATTGATATCATCGAGATAGAACGGATACAAAATGTTTTCGCGAAGCGCGGGGAGAAGTTTATCAAACGCGTCTACACCGAAGACGAATTGAGATATTGCCATACCTTCAGCGAACAGTTCACCCATCTCGCGGCGCGTTTCTCCGCGAAGGAGGCGTACTATAAAGCCGTCGGCGCGGGGGTGCTGGCGTTCCATGAGATAGAGGTATATAACCTGCCGACCGGGAAGCCGGAAATCCGACTCCACGGGAAGACGAAGGAGCAATGGGAGAGTCTGGGCTCTCCGAAGATACACGTGTCGTTATCGCACAACCGCCTGATGGCGTCGGCGGTCGTCGTGCTGGAGAGGGATTAG
- a CDS encoding site-specific DNA-methyltransferase — MLTDFKINYLSELLNQIILGDSLKELEKIDKNSIHLIISDIPYGIGADEWDVLHDNTNSAYLGSSPAQERAGAVFKKRGKPLNGWSEADKDIPIQYYRWCKSWADDWLRVLKPGGSAIVFAGRRLAHRCISALEDSGFIYKDMICWIKEKAPHRAQRLSVVYEKRNDNYSADKWNGWRIGNLRPIFEPILWFMKPYKLGGTIADNFLEHHVGAFNETAFLKYTVSPDNFISIGSSRDDVGLHPTQKPLKLMQALIELTTIEDQIVLDPFCGSGTSLAAALLLNRMFIGIDNKKEYVDIAQERLQKLRNNLENNLFSD, encoded by the coding sequence ATGCTGACGGATTTTAAAATAAATTATCTATCAGAACTATTAAATCAGATAATACTTGGCGATAGCTTAAAAGAATTAGAAAAAATAGATAAGAACAGTATACATTTGATTATAAGCGATATTCCTTACGGAATCGGGGCTGATGAATGGGATGTATTACATGATAATACAAACTCGGCATATCTCGGTTCAAGTCCTGCCCAAGAGAGAGCAGGAGCGGTTTTTAAAAAAAGAGGAAAACCGTTAAATGGATGGTCTGAGGCAGATAAAGACATTCCTATTCAGTATTATAGATGGTGTAAAAGTTGGGCGGATGATTGGTTAAGAGTTTTAAAACCCGGGGGATCAGCGATTGTTTTTGCTGGAAGAAGGCTTGCTCATAGATGTATTTCCGCTCTTGAAGATTCTGGATTTATATATAAAGATATGATTTGCTGGATTAAAGAAAAAGCTCCTCATAGGGCTCAAAGACTGAGTGTTGTTTATGAAAAAAGGAATGATAATTATAGTGCAGATAAATGGAATGGATGGAGAATTGGGAATCTAAGGCCAATATTTGAACCGATTTTATGGTTTATGAAGCCATATAAACTGGGCGGGACAATTGCGGATAATTTTCTAGAGCATCATGTTGGAGCATTTAATGAAACCGCATTTCTAAAATATACTGTTTCCCCGGATAACTTCATTTCAATTGGTTCTTCAAGGGATGATGTGGGTTTGCACCCGACACAGAAACCATTAAAATTAATGCAGGCGTTAATTGAATTAACAACAATTGAGGATCAAATAGTGTTAGACCCGTTTTGCGGTTCGGGAACAAGTCTTGCGGCGGCATTATTATTAAATCGAATGTTTATTGGAATTGATAACAAGAAAGAGTATGTGGATATAGCTCAAGAAAGATTACAAAAACTTAGAAACAATCTGGAAAATAATCTTTTTTCAGACTGA
- a CDS encoding HindIII family type II restriction endonuclease has translation MNYQELLKIIKQESENTDTFNDSSEKIQRLIFSLDKKSFIPILSEIGIIPESILHDSSEEKLFAKVADIALAKAFHEIGLNAEVNQQRSNCADVIGRSKTYNYSLVGDAKAFRLSRTAKNQKDFKVKSMIDWRGQHDFSVLVAPYFQYPRLRSQVYGQALDGRICLLSWEHLVFLLKEEICESNDLDLSFIWSISLVISNEIMHNEKDRCFLSRQNQLICKYTKTMIDSLNRELENSKKTIINRGEKEISFWNDRIREIKHYSHEAAIIELISALKVNEKIDTIKKYIDYLRGK, from the coding sequence ATGAACTATCAGGAACTTTTAAAAATTATTAAACAGGAATCTGAAAATACTGATACCTTTAATGATTCTTCTGAAAAGATTCAAAGATTAATCTTCTCGCTGGACAAGAAAAGTTTTATTCCAATTCTATCAGAAATAGGTATCATTCCAGAAAGTATTTTACATGATTCAAGTGAAGAAAAATTATTCGCTAAAGTGGCCGACATTGCGCTTGCTAAGGCCTTTCATGAGATAGGATTAAATGCTGAAGTGAATCAACAAAGATCAAACTGTGCTGATGTTATTGGTAGAAGTAAAACTTATAATTACTCGCTTGTTGGAGATGCAAAAGCATTTCGTTTAAGTAGAACCGCAAAAAATCAGAAAGACTTTAAAGTTAAATCAATGATTGATTGGCGCGGGCAGCATGATTTTTCTGTTTTAGTTGCTCCCTACTTCCAATATCCCCGATTAAGAAGCCAAGTATATGGACAAGCTCTTGATGGGAGAATATGTCTTCTCAGTTGGGAACATCTCGTTTTTTTATTAAAAGAAGAAATTTGTGAAAGTAATGATTTGGATTTATCTTTTATCTGGAGTATTAGTCTGGTAATAAGTAATGAAATAATGCATAATGAAAAAGACCGCTGTTTTTTATCAAGACAAAACCAGTTAATCTGCAAGTATACTAAAACCATGATTGATTCATTGAACCGGGAACTTGAAAATTCCAAGAAGACAATTATAAACCGTGGTGAGAAAGAAATAAGTTTCTGGAATGATAGAATTAGGGAAATAAAGCATTATTCCCATGAAGCTGCGATTATTGAGTTAATTTCTGCTCTAAAAGTAAATGAAAAAATAGATACTATAAAAAAATATATTGATTATTTAAGGGGTAAATGA
- a CDS encoding flagellin, which produces MIINHNISAIFAQRQLTVNNWDADKSIEKLSSGMKINKAGDDASGLAVSEKMRTQIRGLFRANQNVMDGISFIQTAEGYLEESQQILQRLRELAVQAANGIYDTTDRMMIQVEVSEMVDELDRIASHAQFNGMNLLTGRFAQPSGSNTVMASMWLHMGANMDQRERVYIGTMNSQGLGLKAPVGNPETASFISLSTPDKANMAIGLIDQALTKASKQRADLGAYQNRLQHAAKGLMVGYENLQAAESRIRDTDMAFEMSSFVRNQILTQAATAMLAQANQKPQLMLQLLR; this is translated from the coding sequence ATGATTATCAACCACAACATCAGCGCGATCTTCGCTCAACGCCAGTTGACTGTCAACAACTGGGACGCTGATAAGTCCATCGAAAAGCTCTCGTCCGGTATGAAGATCAACAAAGCCGGCGACGACGCTTCCGGTCTTGCGGTATCCGAAAAGATGCGGACGCAAATCCGCGGTCTTTTCCGCGCCAATCAAAACGTCATGGACGGTATCTCGTTCATCCAGACAGCGGAAGGCTACCTTGAAGAATCTCAGCAGATCCTTCAGCGTCTTCGCGAACTCGCAGTACAGGCCGCGAACGGTATCTATGATACCACCGACCGTATGATGATTCAGGTTGAAGTTTCGGAAATGGTTGACGAACTTGACCGTATCGCTTCACACGCGCAGTTTAATGGAATGAACCTGCTCACCGGGCGTTTCGCGCAACCCTCCGGTTCCAATACCGTGATGGCAAGTATGTGGCTGCACATGGGCGCGAATATGGACCAGAGAGAAAGAGTTTACATCGGTACGATGAACTCTCAGGGTCTCGGTCTGAAGGCTCCCGTCGGTAACCCCGAAACCGCTTCATTCATCAGTTTGAGCACACCGGACAAAGCCAACATGGCGATCGGTTTGATCGACCAGGCTTTGACCAAAGCCAGCAAACAGCGCGCGGACCTCGGAGCATACCAGAACCGTTTACAGCATGCCGCGAAGGGACTCATGGTCGGTTACGAAAATCTGCAGGCAGCAGAATCCAGAATCCGCGACACGGATATGGCATTCGAAATGTCGAGTTTCGTCCGCAACCAGATCCTGACACAGGCTGCGACCGCGATGCTCGCTCAGGCGAACCAGAAACCTCAGCTCATGCTCCAGTTATTGCGGTAA